In Elephas maximus indicus isolate mEleMax1 chromosome 16, mEleMax1 primary haplotype, whole genome shotgun sequence, the sequence TTTCATGGATATAAAAGGGTTGACATCTGTAGCTAGTACACGTTAGAAACCCCTCAGCAAATCATTGATAAAACAGAAAAATGCAAAGTAGAACAATGAGATGTCGCTTTTCATCCAGCAAATTGGCAAAAATTAgttctgacaataccaagtgttggcatGGATGAACACTAACAGGCTCTTCTGTGTTGCTGAAGGGGTACACACTGGTTAATTAAAGAGAAGTTTGGCACATGAAGATGCACGCACATATGACCCCCAGTTACGCCCCCAAGTATCTTAACTATAGAGAAAGTCCTGCACATGTGCacaggaaatattacagaaaatgtttgtctCCACATGGCttgtaatagcaaaaagaaggaaacattttAAATGTCCTCAATaggagaatgaaaaataaattgtggtctaaccatacaacagaatactgtacAGCAATTACAATGAATGAATCAGAACTTAATGTTGAGCAAAAACAGCAAATGGCACGAGGTTATATAaaatttgggagtccctgggtggtgcaaacagttattgcattcagctgctaaccaaagttggaggttcaagttcacccagaggcacctcagaaaaaaagcctggtgatctctgaaaaaatcagccattgaaaatcctgcagagcacagctctactctgacacacatgaggtcgccatgaatcagaatcgattcagtggcaagTGGTTTATATAAATTTGATCCCATTTACAAGAAGTTTAAAATTGCCAGAACTAAATTGTATTTCACTCATGGGTTCATATGTACGTCTTCAGTGTAGAAAAAACATGGATGACAACAGTAAACACCATTGTcaagacagagaacagaaagaTGATGATCAGGGGTGGGTTGCCTTGGGTGTTGGGTACACTGATGtggattatattattattattttgggtatatttaaaacattgtattaaataaagaaaaatgacttgcAAACTCTCACTGTAAATGGATAGGAATACATTCTGGCTGAATCAGGGAAGGAAATATGTGAAAAAGCTGTGGCGTGAGGGAGGGAGGAACCTGGGTGAGTATAATACCAATGCCCTGGTTGTTCATAAGAGGATGGGCAGGTGTTGGCTGGCTGTGATGGGACCTGTGTTGCAGGCTTCGTGGTCCAGGGCTCCAATGGCGAGTTCCCTTTTCTGACGAGCACCGAGCGCCTGGAGGTGGTGAGCCGTGTGCGCCAGGCCACGCCCAAGGACAAGCTCCTGATCGCTGGCTCCGGTTGCGAGTGTGAGGACGTGATGCCCAGGGCCCTGGGGGTGGCTGAGGATGGGGGGTCAGGCTCCTTGGCCCTGGGAGTTGGGTTCAGTCTACTTCTGCTTCTTCAGAAACACGCTGAGGCATCCCTTGTCTGCCCCAGGGTCCTAGCCCAGGCCTTTTATCTCCTGCTCTTGCCCTCCATGACTCATTGAGAAGACTCTGCCTTTCCTCCTGCAGCTACTCAAGCCACAGTGGAGATGACCGTGAGCATGGCCCAGGTCGGGGCTGATGCTGCCATGGTGGTGACCCCTTGCTACTATCGTGGCCGCATGAGCAGTGCTGCCCTCATTCACCACTACAACAAGGTGGGTTTGACAGGTGGTTGTTGGTTTCAGGCAGGGACTGAGGAGGCTGGATGAGATGGAGACAATGCTTGGGGATAGAAAAGGACAGGGGGTGAGCCTTGTTGTTGtgtctgtcaagtcgattccaactcatagtgacctgatgtgacaaagtagaactgccccacagggttttcttggctgtactctttatgggagtagattgccaggtcttttctcccttggagccactggtgggttcgaactgccaaccttttgcttagcaaccaagtgcttaaccatagcattaccagggttcctttatgGTGAGCCTATGTCACATGAATAGCAACTGTAAGATAAGCACGGAGCGCTACTATGTACCAGCTGTGTGACACCAGGCAATTTACCTAACCATTCTGTGTTGCTGTTTCCTCCCCCTTTAAAATGGGAGGAATAATGGTATCTTCGTCATAagttattgtgagggttaaatgagatcatgAGTATAAAGGGCTTACAATGGTGCCCTGCACTTAGAAAGCACTCAGTAAACATTGCCCATTATTACTGCTTACAGTTGGTGTCCATAGCACTTGTGGCTTATCGTTAAGGTGATGACCTGTCCAGGTAGCACTGTGGTGACCTAGGCCAGATCCTTGTTGGTAGTGGGCAGTCACTTGGGATTTGATGGTGTGGGCAGCTCCCATTTTCCCCTTCTCTCTACCTCCTTAGGTTGCTGACCTCTCCCCCATCCCTGTGGTATTGTACAGTGTCCCAGCCAACACAGGGCTGGACCTGCCTGTGGATGCAGTGATCACTTTGTCCCAGCACCCAAATATCGTGGGCATCAAGGACAGCGGTGGTGATGTGAGTGGCAGGCCACTCCCAGGCTGGGGCAGGTCTCTCCTTCTCTGGGCTCTAGCACTTTTGCTACCAAAATCAAGGCAGCTCTGGGATCAATCTGTCTTGGGCACCTGTTTGGGTTCTGTCTGTGCTTGGGCACTCAGGGCTTTGTCTGAACTTTAGGGCATCTCTCCAGGAATGGGGATCTCATATGATGCTTCCCCAGCCTTCGCTCCAGGTTGGCAGCCAGGGCTCTGGGCCCAGTGCTCACTCCGGGTTTGCTCTTGTAGGTGACCAGGATTGGGCTGATTGTTCACAAGACCAGGAAGCAGAATTTCCAGGTGTTGGCTGGATCGGCTGGCTTCCTGCTGGCCAGCTATGCCTTGGGTAGGGCGCCCACTGCTCTCAAACTGTGATGGGTGACCAAGATACACCAGGGCACCTGGGGTCTGCTGGGAGAGCCCCTGAAGGCTGGGACTGGGGCTGCAGAAGGCGTTTGCCAGCTTGTGTGCTCTAAAACATCAGGAACTTAGCCACACTGCTTGCCTTTCTGAATACTGAATGCTGTGAGTGACCTTGGTGGGCATGGGGTGGAGGGTGGCAGTTACAATGCCTGGCCTGTACAACTCCTGTAGGAATGCCTGCAGTTTGTCCTGAGTCCCGAGCTCCCTACCTAGGTGACAAATATAGCTGCTCTAATCacgtcatggaagaagtacagccagaatgcccctccgaagcgaggatggcaagactatgtctcacataagttggacatgttatcaggagggaccagtccctggagaaggacatcatggttggtaaaaatagagggtcagagaaaaagaggaagaccctcaagagaaggactgacacagtagctgcaacaatgggctcaaacatagcaatggttgcgaggatggtgcaggactgggcagtgttttgttctgttgtacatagggtcgctatgagtcagaagtgattcAAGGGCACCTGACATCAACAACATATGTACTCATTCCAATTGTCTGCTCTTTCTCCAGCCTTGAGGCCACTGTGCATTGAATCATTCCTAACTAGTTTTAGAATCACACTCACAGGCTCGCAGAAGCAGCAGGGCCTTCTGAGATCACAGCCAACACATTTTCATTGCCCAGATGAGAACAAAGGGGACTAGAGAGTCTGTGACttagccaagttcacacagccaATGGGAGGAAAtgccaggtctcctgactctgcGTCCAGAGCTCTTTCCAGCCTCCCCGCCCTTCTGTCCAGGCTGGATttgggcgggggtggggtggggtggggtgggaaataCGGTTTCAGAAGAGCCAAAGCTTCCCCATCCACTTCACCTCCCCCCAGGACTGATGAGTCAGGGGCTATTGGAGGAACACTGGAGGTGTGAACTGGCAGGTGGGAGCTTACCAGGGGGGCACGATGTGGGGGCAGGGAAAGAACTGTCCTTATTTAGCTTTCGACTCTGCTCCCTGCCCCTTACAGAACAGCGCTGAGCAGCACTCAGTCTGTAGGATTCTGCTTTGAACATGCAGGCAGCTTTCCTCTCTGGAAATCTGTACTTCGTGGACTCAGACCTTGCCTTTGACATGGCCAAGCAGTGCCACATAAATTGCATTCTATCTCCCCAGAATAGAGGTGCCAGGGGGCCAGGGCTGTGCATTCTCTGTGGGAAGAGGCTCTGCTGATGTTCTGCGTCCTACTCTGCGACAGGAgctgtggggggtgtgtgtgcccTGGCCAATGTCCTGGGGGCCCAGGTGTGCCAGCTGGAGCGACTCTGCCTCACAGGGCAATGGGAAGATGCCCAGAAGCTGCAGCACCGACTCATTGAACCAAACATTGCGGTGAGCTCCCAGCCCAGGGCAGCAGGGATTGGGGGGAGGGACTCTGTGCCCTCACTAGAGCAGGAGCCAGGGCTGGCACAGGGGTCCCAGTCTCTTCTCTCTCAGGACATCCTTTCCAGTGTGGGAACTTCTTTTGCCTCCCCAGCTAATCCTGACTTCAGATAAAGTTGAGCTCTATTGCTTCTCACACTTAAGTGTGCATTAGAACTCACTTGGGGAGTTAgctaaaattctaattttttagGTCTGGAGTGGGGCCCAAAAATATGCATTGAGACAAGCATCCTAGGTGATTGACATAATCCTGGGAGCTGATGTAGAGATGCACTGCCCTCCAGCGAGTCAACCATGGCCAGCTTTATCGGGGCCAGATGCTAAAAAACAGACTGTTGGGAGTAGCAGAGGATGAGCTGGAAGGTTGGAGGAGAAGCCTGTCTTTAAAATCTGTTCTGTGGTCAGACCACGCACCCCAATTCTGTGCTGGGCAAGATGGGGAGAAGAACCCAAGATGTCAAAACCTACCTAGTGCCAGGCAGAGTTGCGTGGAGCCATACTGGAgtctgagagaaaaagaaaaacgtgTACCCCTATACACATGGTTTTATGTATTCTTTTTAAATTACACTTTTTATTTTGACATACTCATAGATTCACATgcaattttaagaaataatgcaCAGAGATCCCATGTACCTTCTATTTAATTTCCCCCAATGGTTACATCTTACAAAACTATAGtgcaatatcacaaccaggatatagAGATTGATATAGTCAAGATGCAGAACAATTCTATCATCACAAGTATCCCTCATGTTACTCTTTTATAAGCATGccctttcctcatttcctttttgtttagAGAACTTCCTTTGGTGGTTCTCAAAGCGTTGGTCTGCAGATGACAAATTCATTCGTatgagaatgtcttgatttcttcttcattcctgaaggatattttcactagTCATAGGATTctgggttgacagttttttttttttttttcctatcagctCTTGAAAAATATACCACTTCCTTCTGGCAACTCTGGTTTCACAAGAGAAATCTGTTGTCATTCGAAGTGTTTTTTTCCTCTATCGTAAGGTGTTatttctctctcactgctttcaagatttttttcatgttcatggtctttaattttctgaaATTTGTCTTTGTGTggatttctttgtgtttaccctGTTTGAGGGGTTCGCTCACCTTCTCGAATCTGTAGGTTTATGTCTTTTGCCAAATTTAAGGAGTTTTCAGCCATTGTTTCTTTGAGCACTTTTTCAGTCCCACCCTCCCTCTGCACTCCTTTGGAGACTCTGATGACACAAACGTTAAATCCTTTGTTACAGCCCCACAGGTCTGTGTTCTTGTCTCTTTTGCAGACTGAGTAATTTCTGTTGTTCTATCCTCcagttcactgattttttttctctgtcccctCCATTCCACTCTGGAGCccactgggttttttattttggttattgcatttttcagttctaaagCTTCCATTTTGTCCTTCTGTATATCTTGTTTATTTGCTGATATGTTCTATTTCTTTGCTACAactttatattttttccatttgagtGTGTTCATATTTGTTGAAGCATTGTTATGATGGCTGCTTTGAAATCTTTGTCAGATAATTCTCACATTTCTGTCATTTTGGTGTTTCCATCTATTACCTTTTTGAGATTTCCCTGGTTTCTGGTATGggaatgattttttctttttttttactctgtaaaaaaatatataatacatttgccaattcaacattttccaggtatacaatttagtgatatcaagtatgttaatcatgttgtacaaccaccacctGTGAATGGTTTTTGGTATTGAAACCTGTACATTTTGGGTATTATGTCTTGAGACTCTGGATCTTAGTTAATCAAGCCTTCTGTTTTCAATGACTTTCTCTGACACCACTCCAATAGGGCAAGGGGAAGCACTaccttgttactgccagatgGGAGTAGGGGTACAGTATCCCCACACAGCTTCCACCGACAGTTGAGAAAGTGCTCCACCTTACTGATAGGTACGGGTGGGGGTTCTGGTTCCCCACCAGGCCTCCACTGATACCTCCCTGAGTGGAAGGGGTAGGAGTGCCTCATTTCTGCTCCCCAGTGACATCACCTACGTAAGAGGGGATGACCTCCTGACACTCCGCCAGCCCTCCTCTGAAGAtccaattgttttaaaattttttttgccagAACATTGAAGTcgttgaaaaattaaaaagtaggTATATTTAAGTTCACAGCATTAttttaagtttaaatattttatttataccaAAAGCATAATTATAATCTTACTTTCCTGGTGCAATGGAAGCAAATCCATCAATAAAGATTTTTCAAAatctacttctagaaaaaaaaaaaattgttgaaaaatacattaaaaccTGTATATACGGGTGCACGCTTTTCCTTTTGCCTCAGGCTTCAATATGGTGGGCGTGgcactatttttatttaaaattttgacattttgttcatcatggatttttGACATTTATCTTGATCTTCAGAAAACTgttgtattaaaatattatttatcttgattgcTGAGTTTTTTGgcacctccttaaattttgcattGCAGGCAAGTACCTTCAGACACGCTACAATATTTTGTTTGGTTCAAGTGGCGGGTGTGCTCTTGATCTATCTCATAGTTTGTATCCTTACCTCAAAGGGGCAGACTAACTCAGGTTTAGGGAAAGAGCAGCCGAGGAGGCAAGCACGAATCTCCCTGGATGCGAAGGTTCTCCTGGGATAAGACACTCTCTGCATAGTATGTAAAGGACCACAGAAATGAGAGCCTTTTGACTAAATTCCCTCAGGGCACAAACCCCCTGTATATGCTAGACATTCCACTAGGGTGGAGCCTCTGCTTGCTCATTCCCATTAACCTGGGAAAGAGAAGATCTGAGAGCCTGAATACCATACCAGGAAGAGGAGGAGCTTTCAGGGCTCTTGGGGACTGGTCTAATATTAGTGGTATTTTTCTCATCTGGCCCTTGTGACATCTCTATGGGGTAGGCGTTGTTATGACTTCATCTTACAGATGAAGCAGCCTGGCTACCCCTTGGGAAGAGAGGATATCTTGCTGCCATCCTAGCTCTCTGCATGTTGTCCTGCCTTATCCTTCATTTGTGCCTTCTCCTGTGCCAGCTCTGGGCACACACTCAGGAATGCCTGGAACACCTTTCTGCTGCCTGCGCTATAGGCTCAGCCACCCCAAGAGTAGCTTGATGTCACCCTATTGCCCTGCCCTGGTTGAACACAATGTCCTTCTTCTACCTTTCCACCCAGCCACCCTCCTAACCCCACTATATTTAGGACTTTCCATGGTCTTTACCACCACAGCATTCAACCCTTTCTCAGAGTCTGAAGAGGGGACAAACCAGTGACCTTCAGAAACCCATGGTAGAAGCAAACTTTCCTCTTGTTTCCACCCTCCCCCCTAGGTCTTTCTCACCCTACTCAGGTTCTGGGTGAAAAGGCCAGGTTATTAGAACATCATGGCTGGGGCTGGTTTACCACCCATTCCAAGAAAAAATCCCATGCGTCTTAAAGCCTACTGGCCTCTAGTGGTGACTAGTTTTAGTCAATTATCCATCAGTGGTTCCCAGCCTTTTTTACCCCAAACAACCTTTCTTATCTTTTCCTTTCATGGAACCCACACTTCTGAGGTTTTACCTTCTCTccaaataaaacattactgagtAATGATTGGTTTCCTAGTTTTTAGGTAGTCAAAGATTCATCTAACTCTTCCAGTCAGCATGAAATAACCAATGGCTACACCAAATGTAAAGAAACTTGATGCTTCATTTATTCTATCCCATGCATGATTTAAATTATGACAATGGCTTTAGGACTTGCATTACAGTGgaaaagattttagagatcatgttGTTCAGCCTCCTCATTTTTTGGACCAGGGACCTTGCTCAGAGATGATAAGTAAATGACACAAGGTTACACAACAGCACTTCTTTAGGCAATGACTCATTGTTTTCCCTGTGAGAAGCATTTAGAGTTGGGGTCAGGCAGGAGCTATGGTTGGGTGAGGGGAGCCCTGCTGCTTGGGGAGTGGAGGTCCTGGTTGTGCCTGAGGCTCTCACAGGCCCTTCTGCTTCCTGGCTTCCTAGGCCTGGTGTGCCCTGGGCCAGGTTCCAGGGAACTGGGCTATAGACTGGTGATGCTCTAGTGCCCACAGTCATTACCGCTCTCCCTCCTGCTAGACTGGATTTTTCTCCTAAACCTTCCTTCATTAATCTGGGGCTTATGCATTATAATAACGTGCTTTCTGGTCCCTAAATCTAAATTCCCAATCTGCCCTGGGTGTCATAGATTTGGTAGAGTAACTTCACTGGGGGCAGAGGGTGGGCACACCAATTTTCTGAAAGTGACAGATGCCTAGGCCCCAGATATGGGTGTTCAGGGAATTTCCCAGTCTCTTCTAACAGGCCCTGCTTCTCAGGTGACCCGGCACTTTGGCATCCCAGGGCTGAAGAAAGCCATGGATTGGCTTGGCTATTACGGTGGCCCCTGCCGTGCCCCACTGCAGGAGCTGAGCCCCACTGAAGAGGACACGCTGCGCATGCATTTTACCAACAATGGCTGGCTCTGAGAGTGAGGTGGGAATAGGCCCAGCCTGAGGCCATCCCAGCCTCCAGCCTTGCACCTGCCACCTGAAGGGGTGCACAGGGAAGCTAGGGGTTAGACATGCCTTTCCCCGTCCAGTCCTCCAGGTGGCCTCTCACCAGGCACCACCACTCACATCTCCTCACAGCCCCATGACTTCTCATCATTGTATCTAAATTCTGTGTCTCTAGAGCCCCTTAGTCTAGGAAGGAGCAATCTGTCTCTTTGCTGTGGATGCTTTCCTATCCCCCAAGATACAGGAACCAGGAGCCAGAGGGAAAGGATGGGTGGGCACAGTACAGAAGTTTGTGTTTCGGAAGGGAAGATTACTTAGGCTTGGCAATACAAATATGAGTAGCACAGCACAGCTGGAAGCCAGGGCTACTCCTAAGAGCCCAAATTCTGACTTCTTCCAAGGAAGTATGTAGGTCAGGAAACTTGATCAGGAAAGTGTCACTGGTCTTTGAAATGCTCCCAAGCTGCATTCCAGCCACACTGCCCTTTCTTAAATCTCTATTTTCTCTCAGCTCATATTCTTGTCTCTAGCCTTGGATCCTAACCATTGAAAAGCTAGGAGAGCACTAAGACAGCCCAGCAGCTTGCTAGAATTGTTAAATAATGACACCTGGTGGATAaacggaaaccctgttggcatagtggttaaatgctatggctgctaaccaaaaggtcagcagttcaaatccaccaggcactccttgggaactatatgaggcagttctactctgtcctatagggtcactatgagttggaattgacttggtggcaatgggtttggttttcgttttttggTGGATAAATGTTAGTCTAGAACCTCATTCTGGCCAGCCTAGGTCTGAAACACTAGAGAAGGGAACTTGGCCTGAGGCAGGACCATTCTCTTATCTATAGGCACTCTGcttttattgttaaaaataattactTCATTACTGCAATAAAGTTTAGTAAGTACAACTAGTGTGGCTATGTACAGATCAACACTCCACTGCTGTGCAGATTGCAAGGCCTGCCCCTGCAAGTTTCCTGCCCAGATGCCAAGAACCTTGCAGTAAAGGCAATTCAGCTCTCAAGGTCTGCTTAGTCCCAGCCCTGATACAGGCCCTATCAATACTGAGGAAACATAGGCACTAGATTCCTGGtggtctaggggaaggcttatgaaggttctgaaagggaaaggaaagaggcaaaaGGTTCAATTGAGATATTCAGAAACACTTAGCACCTTAATCAAAAAGGCCACTTTCTTCAAAATGCTTAACCCTTTTTAGTGATGTGACTAGTGTCAGGAAAACTGAgatgaatgttttaaaaattactctggtcaaaaagaaagtttccaaaaccaaaaccaaacttgttgccatcaagtggattctgactcacagtgacgctataggacagcgtagacctgccccatagggtttccaaggctataaatctttatggaagcagaccgccacatctttctcctgtggagcatctggtgggtttgaaccactgaccttttggttagcacccaagcacttaaccactgcaccaccaggattctcaAGAAAGCTTAAGGGGAGgtaaatacacctactcctcactaatcgacatggttaggttccaaagacccagtcattatgtgaaaattggcattatgcaaaaatggaggatgactacatcattacataactgtcaaatcactgagaatcatggaccagccaagttgacacataaccttaaccatcacagccagtgttattcTCGCCTTGCACCTTGCTGTTTGTTACTGCCAGCTGtacattgttaatgcacaaaatagttagatagtagattttttactattatcatAAATGCAGAATATCAGATAATGagacagtcaataagtgaggacaGGGTGTAGATCCTAATTTAGGGCAAAGGTTAGAGGAAAGAAGAATATAAGGAGGTATCAATCTTCAAATGAAACTGGGCATCTGGATGGCACTGAAACTTGGGACTTAGCAGTTGGGCTCTTTTCACAGCAACATCCAGAAATTCTGCAGTGTCTACAGGACCTTGGGGAAACTTCTCCGAGCCTCATCTGTAGtgggaaaataataatactttCCCCACAGGGCTGTGGTGAGGATTGAATAGGATCATGCGTATGAAAGAGTGAGCATGGTAAGTGTTCCTCATTAGCTGATTTAGGGAAGTAATACCCTACTGGCtgctaagaaaataaaatcccaGCAGGAGCTGACTTGCATAAGGTAACCCAGCAGATTTGACAATAACTGGCCTCAGAACGTGTGCACTGGAACACTCAGAGATGAGAGGAATACAACAGGAAGTTCTTTGGAATCAGAAAGACCAGGACACAAACTccacccagctctgccacttactagtttgGGCAACCTGAGCTTGTCTGTTTTGAACATTCATACCTCCTACCCGGCagattttttatgagaattagatGATATTAAGTAGTAAGGCAGGCAGTCTCAGTTCCAAGCTCCAATCTCTAACTTTTAGAAACAGCAAATGGGTTCATACTCATGAAGATAcagcagaataaagaaaactaagtaTAGGCAGTCAGGTGATTTGTTTATTCCTCATAAACACTTGTTTCTACAGTACAATTCAGAGATTAAATAGAGGCACACGGCTATGATTTCCACCACAATCTGCTGTTGAGGAGACATTCAGTGTGAGGATAAGGGGCTGAGGGGGTGTGTTTGGGTCACAGGGTAACTGGAGGCCTCTGTGATGTACCATGTGGGGATCCTATCAGTTGAGATCTGATCCCCAGGCCTGATAGCCAAGGCTTGGGATGGAAGAGATAACTAAACTAAAGGAATCAAGTGCTCTTTTAGTTCATTGCAGTCCTAGGATGGGTCCAGTTCTACCTAAACCCCAAGGGGCTGAGATTGGTCTGACCTACCGGTCCACTGGGAAGGAATTGTATCAGCCCAAGCCATCCTGAAGGATCTGGTTCACTCCGTGATAGGGCCCGAAGGGGCCCAGATATGTCTGCCTTTTTCCCTGGAGTAAGtaataaatgtaaattaaaaagatCACTGTTTACGTCAGTTTCTTTATTGACTACTTTCTTGACCATCCCATAAAGAGATCCTGCCCCATGGCTAAAGAAGGAGCAAGGCACAGATGGGGATTCTCTGTTGGAACTCAGGAAAGGAAGACAGCTCATAAAGTTGAAGGAGAGGGAAACCACTCTACAGGCTCCTTCACAGGGGGAAGGAACAGAGGCGAATGGCCAAAGTAGACGGCCTAGAGCCATGATGCCAACCAGCAGTAAATGAGGGGGTAACATACAGAAAAGCTCTCATCTTGACTTTCACAAGACTACCGTACTAAGTCACCCCTATCTTTTtccttatttctccagggtagcACAAAGCACTGGCCCTAAGTTGGGACTAGGGTCATCTGCCCCAAATGTAGGCAGGATGAAGACATTCTGCATAATTTGgcagaaaatgaaaaagagggaagcaGCAGGCCTGCACTGGGTGACCCAAGGTTTAGAGAAAAGGAGGCTCCTCTGACCTCTAGCACATAcgcacattaaaaacaaacaaacgaaaagaaacaaacccattgccatcgagttgattccgactcgtagagaccctataagcACCTTGGATCTACTTAAGGGAAAGACAGAACTGATAACAACTGCTGCAGGGTCTATGGGCCAGAAATCCTTAGAACTCTTCTGTGAGCTAATTCCTGATTGACAGGTGATGGGGCATATCACAAGGCTTCTCTGTGTGACAGTCATTCGCATCTCAGGTCTGGTTCATTTGTCCACCTCGAGTGAATAACTGGGGCATTTGCTTTATCCAATACT encodes:
- the HOGA1 gene encoding 4-hydroxy-2-oxoglutarate aldolase, mitochondrial isoform X1 — translated: MLVPQVWSSVRQGLSRGLSRNVGGRPSGEGRKVDISGIYPPVTTPFTATAEVDYGKLEENLHKLGTFPFKGFVVQGSNGEFPFLTSTERLEVVSRVRQATPKDKLLIAGSGCESTQATVEMTVSMAQVGADAAMVVTPCYYRGRMSSAALIHHYNKVADLSPIPVVLYSVPANTGLDLPVDAVITLSQHPNIVGIKDSGGDVTRIGLIVHKTRKQNFQVLAGSAGFLLASYALGAVGGVCALANVLGAQVCQLERLCLTGQWEDAQKLQHRLIEPNIAVTRHFGIPGLKKAMDWLGYYGGPCRAPLQELSPTEEDTLRMHFTNNGWL
- the HOGA1 gene encoding 4-hydroxy-2-oxoglutarate aldolase, mitochondrial isoform X2, with the translated sequence MLVPQVWSSVRQGLSRGLSRNVGGRPSGEGRKVDISGIYPPVTTPFTATAEVDYGKLEENLHKLGTFPFKGFVVQGSNGEFPFLTSTERLEVVSRVRQATPKDKLLIAGSGCESTQATVEMTVSMAQVGADAAMVVTPCYYRGRMSSAALIHHYNKVADLSPIPVVLYSVPANTGLDLPVDAVITLSQHPNIVGIKDSGGDVTRIGLIVHKTRKQNFQVLAGSAGFLLASYALGAVGGVCALANVLGAQVCQLERLCLTGQWEDAQKLQHRLIEPNIARLPSSKLRKK